A part of Gouania willdenowi chromosome 2, fGouWil2.1, whole genome shotgun sequence genomic DNA contains:
- the dusp27 gene encoding serine/threonine/tyrosine-interacting-like protein 2: protein MASSNESGNHEEQEVPDGHEEEKNIRGVQSHYLRCPSPSSSIMSESRFSAISGSDAASIFMEPIHLSSAIAAKKIINEQLPPRGPRTESVPESMLESAEQLMVEDLYNRVRDLMDDRSPYNTPCVLDIQRAMVQERLEAPGNPVDEVWPNVFIAEKSVAVNKARLKRMGITHILNTAHGTGVYTSQSFYAGMNIQYMGIELDDFPDANISTHFRPTAEFLDEALLTHKGKVLVVSMMGVSRSAVLVASYLMIFQHLSIMEALTSIRKKRPINPNEGFLKQLRELNENLMEERDDDDETLSQCSVIDAHARARIFGEGGNYDDDDDTDREDEQSMMEVKAQSILMEEEEDKESVLSSVPSSAIAAVLMSAKNGTHNQEQFGLQGKSVLPEGEGGEDSSDDLDNMIHEWQRRNEKYQDEDWWQAQLNCDEEDAHSHLMKINKDGDSESVTSEQVQAVKEQVKYRLRRTASDAASIDSYSSYADLWKQRLREIEEEAAARYRKKNNDKNMETELKREKKIDDEVESILSDTSSMYNFCHKNKSKMTPLERWRVKRIQFGWNKKNCEDGDKSSIGDGDKRGGEEDTKTRSLQDVNLTAYQAWKLRQQKRFGEENTDEILELSRGEDSATIKRRQRREEVLERSKKTLEESQSMCGWDTESSVSCGTIPLSAFWAGAGVTGPPSVANDDNMSVLSGRSSVISSVSQPRSIRSSQSACPIVPPILPVPTVQGPGGEPMVNLASIQNWIANVVSETIKQKQSEMSLPPSSRAASELSFGGFCGQAAEDDKASALSGASFSTTQRRGGTSSILSGGSRSFSGVSNLGSTKKTKITTTSVPLFSLFQDQVNLDKLDALDKEIKSEMKDKMDIYERKKILEDNKRSTLYKKKKPKEDEEEEQKKGKEEFLEEAKKKEKPERTYGLSGCLNLNLALEKDKNTSVDDWLKSVRPPQRKPASVGESGTCEDPYDDLDASASEFDFPNARASYSAEDEPGDQTHSISSPCRSRLQEVEHTDYSRKCFSQSLSDTREFQLRYANNEEQRRFPPEKVADEEEDDVDTFIAQTRQRIRARAAAEAEDEEILETWRAQQEAKSQSRW from the exons AGCTGCCGCCCCGAGGCCCTCGTACTGAGTCTGTTCCTGAATCCATGCTGGAGTCAGCCGAGCAGCTGATGGTGGAGGACCTCTATAACCGAGTCAGAGACTTGATGGACGACCGGAGTCCCTACAACACCCCATGCGTGCTGGACATACAGAGGGCCATGGTGCAGGAGCGCCTGGAGGCTCCTGGCAATCCTGTCGATGAGGTGTGGCCCAACGTCTTCATCGCTGAAAA ATCGGTGGCGGTCAACAAAGCCCGTTTGAAACGAATGGGCATCACGCACATCCTGAACACGGCTCACGGCACAGGAGTCTACACCAGCCAGTCCTTCTACGCCGGCATGAACATCCAGTACATGGGCATCGAGCTGGACGACTTCCCTGACGCCAATATTTCCACACATTTCCGACCAACCGCAGAATTCCTGGACGAGGCTCTGCTGACGCACAAAG GAAAAGTCCTGGTGGTCTCCATGATGGGCGTTAGCCGCTCGGCTGTGCTGGTGGCGTCCTATTTGATGATCTTCCAGCACTTGTCCATCATGGAAGCGTTGACTTCTATAAGGAAAAAACGCCCCATCAACCCCAACGAAGGCTTTTTGAAGCAGCTGCGCGAGCTCAACGAGAACTTGATGGAAGAGCGCGATGACGATGACGAAACACTCAGCCAGTGCTCCGTGATTGATGCTCATGCACGTGCTCGCATCTTTGGCGAAGGAGGAAATTATGATGATGACGACGACACAGACAGAGAAGATGAGCAAAGCATGATGGAGGTAAAAGCCCAGTCCATTTtgatggaggaagaggaagataaAGAAAGCGTTTTGAGCAGTGTGCCGTCCTCAGCTATCGCTGCAGTGCTAATGAGTGCAAAGAATGGAACGCACAACCAGGAACAGTTTGGGCTTCAAGGCAAGTCCGTCTTACCAGAAGGGGAAGGTGGGGAAGACAGCAGTGACGATCTGGACAACATGATCCATGAGTGGCAGAGGAGAaatgagaaataccaggatgagGATTGGTGGCAGGCGCAGCTAAACTGTGACGAAGAGGATGCTCACTCTCATTTGATGAAGATTAATAAAGACGGAGACAGCGAGAGTGTCACCAGCGAGCAAGTTCAGGCAGTAAAAGAGCAAGTAAAGTATCGACTCAGGCGTACAGCTTCAGATGCAGCATCCATAGACAGCTACTCCAGCTACGCTGATCTTTGGAAACAGCGGCTGAGAGAAATCGAAGAAGAAGCTGCAGCTCGTTATCGcaagaaaaacaatgacaagAACATGGAAACGGaactcaaaagagaaaagaagatAGATGACGAAGTAGAAAGCATTCTGTCTGATACGAGCAGCATGTACAACTTCTGTCACAAGAACAAAAGCAAGATGACGCCATTGGAGCGATGGCGGGTGAAGAGGATCCAGTTTGGCTGGAACAAGAAAAATTGTGAAGATGGAGACAAAAGCTCAATTGGTGATGGAGATAAGAGAGGTGGTGAGGAAGACACCAAGACGCGGTCTCTCCAGGATGTCAACCTGACGGCCTATCAGGCATGGAAACTGAGGCAGCAGAAGCGTTTTGGTGAGGAGAACACAGATGAGATTTTAGAGTTGAGCCGCGGCGAGGACTCTGCCACGATCAAAAGGAGGCAAAGGCGGGAGGAAGTCCTTGAGCGCTCAAAGAAAACTCTTGAGGAAAGTCAGTCCATGTGTGGCTGGGACACAGAGAGCAGTGTCAGCTGTGGTACAATACCTCTGTCCGCCTTCTGGGCAGGAGCTGGTGTCACTGGACCACCAAGTGTTGCCAATGACGACAACATGTCAGTGCTCTCTGGTAGATCATCCGTCATATCATCGGTTTCCCAACCTCGCAGCATTAGGTCATCACAATCTGCTTGCCCTATAGTTCCGCCTATCCTCCCAGTTCCCACGGTGCAGGGACCAGGAGGTGAGCCAATGGTCAACCTGGCCAGCATCCAAAACTGGATTGCCAACGTTGTCTCAGAAACAATCAAACAGAAGCAGAGCGAGATGAGTCTTCCTCCATCGTCACGAGCTGCTTCTGAGCTCAGCTTTGGTGGATTCTGTGGACAAGCTGCAGAAGATGACAAAGCATCCGCGCTGAGCGGTGCTTCCTTCTCAACCACTCAGAGACGAGGCGGGACATCATCGATCCTCTCTGGTGGATCCAGGAGCTTCTCAGGAGTATCCAACCTTGGTTCAACCAAGAAAACCAAGATCACTACCACCAGCGTGCCGCTCTTTAGCCTGTTCCAGGACCAGGTAAACTTGGACAAGCTAGATGCCTTAGACAAGGAGATCAAATCCGAGATGAAGGACAAGATGGATATCTACGAAAGGAAGAAGATCCTGGAGGACAACAAGCGCAGCACTTTgtacaagaagaagaagccgaaagaagacgaggaggaggagcagaagAAGGGGAAGGAGGAATTTCTGGAAGAAGCTAAAAAGAAGGAGAAACCAGAGAGAACGTATGGCCTCTCAGGATGTCTGAACCTCAACCTGGCTCTAGAGAAGGACAAGAACACCAGTGTCGATGACTGGCTGAAGAGTGTCCGACCTCCTCAGAGAAAACCTGCCTCCGTTGGTGAATCTGGGACATGTGAGGATCCTTACGATGACCTTGATGCCTCAGCTTCGGAATTTGACTTCCCAAATGCCAGGGCTTCGTATTCAGCCGAGGATGAGCCTGGCGACCAGACGCACAGTATTTCTTCTCCATGCAGATCGAGACTGCAAGAAGTGGAACATACAGATTATTCCCGCAAATGCTTCTCACAAAGTTTGAGCGATACAAGAGAGTTTCAATTGAGATATGCAAATAATGAAGAACAACGCCGATTTCCACCTGAAAAGGTagctgatgaagaggaggatgatGTTGACACCTTTATCGCTCAAACTAGGCAGAGGATTAGAGCTCGTGCGGCCGCTGAGGCTGAAGACGAAGAGATACTTGAGACTTGGCGAGCACAGCAGGAGGCCAAGTCTCAGAGTCGATGGTAA